The following are encoded together in the Candidatus Hydrogenedentota bacterium genome:
- the glpQ gene encoding glycerophosphodiester phosphodiesterase — MMRMRTCPVAVWCAAAVCWYAAADPVIIAHRGASGLLPEHTLEAYAAAHVLGADYIEQDLVRTKDGAFVCLHDIHLDDTTNAAEVFPDRKREDGRWYAADFTLAEIRTLRAVERLPNRFPKGAADFRIPTFEEAIELVQGLNKTTGREAGIYPELKNPAFHRGAGLPMEEAFLEICKRYGYEGKDARIFVQCFDPGPLKRMRQELGSELPQIHLISDSKIQDALVTAENLAKIAQYAEGIGPDKGRVLADPELVKRAHDAKLLVHPYTLRRDEVDKRFSTFEEELRAFLVEGGVDGLFTDYPGDAVRFLQSAR; from the coding sequence ATGATGCGCATGAGAACTTGTCCTGTGGCGGTGTGGTGTGCGGCGGCTGTCTGCTGGTATGCGGCGGCGGACCCGGTGATCATTGCCCACCGGGGGGCCAGTGGCCTGCTGCCGGAGCACACGCTGGAGGCGTATGCGGCGGCGCATGTGCTGGGGGCCGACTATATCGAGCAGGACCTGGTGCGCACGAAGGACGGGGCGTTTGTCTGCCTGCATGACATCCATCTGGACGACACGACGAACGCTGCCGAGGTGTTCCCGGACCGCAAGCGGGAGGACGGCCGGTGGTACGCCGCGGATTTCACGCTGGCGGAAATCCGGACCCTGCGCGCCGTGGAGCGGCTGCCGAACCGGTTTCCCAAGGGGGCGGCGGACTTCCGCATTCCGACGTTTGAGGAGGCCATTGAGCTGGTGCAGGGGCTGAACAAGACCACGGGCCGCGAGGCGGGCATCTACCCCGAACTGAAGAACCCGGCGTTCCACCGGGGCGCGGGGCTGCCCATGGAGGAGGCTTTCCTGGAAATCTGCAAGAGGTACGGCTATGAGGGGAAAGACGCGCGGATTTTCGTGCAGTGTTTCGACCCCGGCCCGCTCAAGCGGATGCGCCAGGAGCTCGGTTCCGAACTGCCCCAGATCCACCTCATATCGGACAGCAAAATCCAGGACGCCTTGGTGACGGCGGAGAACCTCGCCAAGATCGCGCAGTACGCCGAGGGGATCGGGCCGGACAAGGGCCGCGTGCTCGCGGACCCGGAACTGGTGAAGCGCGCGCACGACGCGAAGCTGCTGGTCCACCCCTACACCCTGCGCCGCGACGAGGTGGACAAGCGGTTTTCCACCTTCGAGGAGGAGCTTCGGGCCTTTCTGGTGGAGGGCGGGGTGGACGGCCTGTTCACGGATTATCCCGGGGACGCGGTGCGCTTCCTTCAGTCGGCGCGCTGA
- a CDS encoding response regulator yields MAPPKKDKLRPVLLLVINDTAAAERLTRMLRRGFPGCIVRGADTPEAAAVAARGGDTDCAIIGADPPGLSGIELCRRLKADPDTDAFPILLVTDRDTDARTRVLGLEAGADDFLPREAEPMELLAKVRVMLRIKRAEAGLREVNRRLADVAEDRSRALYETDLRYRLLFDACDNAVLLFEVTGNNEGGRVLEINETACRWLGYSREEAARLILRNLSVPDRMQNLQGRIESIVLHRQLSFETVLTRRDGSRLPMFVTAGIVDTEEGSAVLAVGRTGGAAPAEQGYGFLADQTGQLIYDCNVRTGDITWGGAFTQVTGYTAAELAGFGWRRWRQRIHPDDRPLVLSRFREALRGVGKYQMEYRILHKSGETRHIEDAGVALPGEDGRALRMLGTMKDITARVQTQEERRRLENQFRHSQRLESLGVLAGGIAHDFNNILAGIIGLTDLALRDIAPDSRTHEDLHEALQAAHRAKDLVRQILAFSRRGGEERDALYLHIVAREALKLLRASLPPTIDIMDTVDTHSGAVMANAAQMHQVIMNLCTNAAQAMRESGGRLELRVEDVEVDAGTAAAHPRLHVGPYVLLTVNDTGHGMSDAVLERVFDPFFTTKRPGEGTGMGLAVAHGIVTGHGGAIRAESRIGAGSSFQVWLPRVGGVLVEEQAPPAVSRGGSERILFVDDDEAVLRFADLALPRLGFSVTLCRDAGEALRAFERGPGHFDLVITDQVMPGMSGSDLAVRITSRRPDLPVLLFTGYSDMIDKDDLKAAGISSVMIKPVTVNDLVGEIRRIMDGRPAGHDPLF; encoded by the coding sequence ATGGCTCCTCCGAAGAAAGACAAGCTGCGCCCGGTCCTGCTGCTGGTCATCAACGACACGGCGGCGGCCGAACGTCTGACCCGGATGCTGCGCCGGGGGTTTCCCGGCTGCATCGTGCGCGGGGCGGACACGCCGGAGGCCGCGGCCGTTGCGGCGCGGGGGGGCGACACGGACTGCGCGATCATCGGGGCGGACCCGCCGGGCCTGTCGGGCATCGAGCTGTGCCGCCGGCTGAAGGCGGACCCGGACACGGACGCGTTTCCCATTCTGCTGGTGACGGACCGGGACACGGACGCGCGGACGCGCGTGCTGGGGCTGGAGGCGGGGGCCGACGACTTCCTGCCGCGCGAGGCGGAGCCGATGGAGCTGCTGGCGAAGGTGCGCGTGATGCTGCGCATCAAGCGGGCCGAGGCCGGGCTGCGCGAGGTGAACCGCCGGCTGGCCGACGTGGCCGAGGACCGGTCGCGCGCCCTCTACGAGACCGACCTGCGCTACCGGCTGCTGTTCGACGCGTGCGACAACGCGGTGCTCCTCTTCGAGGTGACGGGAAACAACGAGGGGGGGCGGGTGCTGGAGATTAACGAGACGGCCTGCCGCTGGCTCGGCTACTCCCGCGAGGAGGCCGCGCGCCTGATCCTGCGCAACCTGTCCGTGCCCGACCGCATGCAGAACCTGCAGGGGCGCATCGAGAGCATCGTGCTTCACCGGCAGCTGTCCTTTGAGACGGTGCTCACGCGCCGCGACGGAAGCCGCCTGCCAATGTTTGTGACCGCCGGGATCGTGGACACGGAGGAGGGCAGCGCCGTGCTCGCCGTGGGAAGGACGGGCGGCGCGGCGCCGGCGGAGCAGGGCTACGGTTTTCTGGCGGACCAGACGGGCCAGCTCATCTACGACTGCAACGTGCGCACCGGGGACATCACCTGGGGCGGCGCGTTCACGCAGGTGACGGGGTACACGGCGGCGGAGCTTGCCGGGTTCGGCTGGCGCCGCTGGCGGCAGCGCATCCATCCGGACGACCGGCCGCTGGTGCTGTCGCGTTTCCGCGAGGCGCTCCGGGGGGTGGGCAAGTACCAGATGGAATACCGCATCCTGCACAAGTCGGGCGAGACGCGGCATATCGAGGACGCCGGGGTGGCCCTTCCGGGGGAGGACGGGCGGGCGCTGCGCATGCTGGGCACGATGAAGGACATCACGGCGCGCGTCCAGACGCAGGAGGAGCGGCGCCGGCTGGAAAACCAGTTCCGCCACTCGCAGCGCCTGGAAAGCCTGGGTGTGCTTGCCGGGGGGATCGCCCACGACTTTAACAACATTCTGGCGGGCATCATCGGGCTGACGGACCTCGCGCTGCGCGACATCGCCCCGGACTCCCGCACCCATGAGGACCTGCACGAGGCCCTGCAGGCGGCCCACCGGGCCAAGGACCTCGTGCGGCAGATTCTGGCCTTCAGCCGCCGGGGCGGCGAGGAGCGGGACGCCCTCTACCTGCATATTGTCGCGCGCGAGGCGCTCAAGCTGCTGCGGGCCTCCCTGCCCCCGACCATTGACATCATGGACACCGTGGACACGCACTCCGGGGCCGTCATGGCCAACGCCGCCCAGATGCACCAGGTCATCATGAACCTCTGCACCAACGCCGCCCAGGCCATGCGCGAATCGGGCGGGCGGCTGGAGCTGCGCGTGGAGGACGTGGAGGTGGACGCGGGCACAGCGGCGGCCCACCCGCGCCTGCATGTGGGGCCGTATGTCCTGCTCACCGTCAACGACACGGGGCACGGCATGTCCGACGCCGTTCTCGAGCGCGTGTTCGACCCCTTCTTCACCACCAAGCGGCCGGGCGAGGGCACCGGCATGGGGCTGGCGGTGGCCCACGGCATCGTGACGGGCCACGGCGGCGCGATCCGCGCGGAGAGCCGCATCGGCGCGGGGTCGTCCTTCCAGGTGTGGCTGCCGCGCGTGGGGGGCGTGCTGGTGGAGGAGCAGGCGCCGCCGGCGGTCTCCCGCGGCGGCAGCGAGCGCATCCTCTTCGTGGACGACGACGAGGCGGTGCTGCGCTTCGCGGACCTGGCCCTGCCCCGGCTGGGATTCTCCGTCACCCTGTGCAGGGACGCGGGGGAGGCCCTGCGGGCCTTTGAGCGCGGTCCCGGCCATTTTGACCTGGTCATCACCGACCAGGTCATGCCCGGCATGTCCGGCTCGGACCTCGCCGTCCGGATCACCAGCCGGCGGCCCGACCTTCCCGTTCTTCTTTTCACCGGCTACAGCGACATGATAGACAAGGACGACCTGAAAGCCGCCGGCATCTCGAGCGTCATGATCAAGCCGGTCACGGTCAACGACCTGGTCGGCGAAATCCGCCGCATCATGGACGGGCGGCCCGCGGGACATGACCCCCTCTTCTGA
- a CDS encoding NUDIX domain-containing protein: MKMRRHHTAGGVVFDGGGRLLALERHVPRDGAVVHEIRLPKGHLDPGETPEQAAVREVREESGYQGLEITADLGEAESEYTFRGKRHHRTERYFLMRLTDPRRGAPQPVGEEEALFSPAWLDPREAAARLTYPSEQEFARRALLRMAEQETQRAD, translated from the coding sequence GTGAAAATGAGACGCCATCACACCGCGGGCGGGGTGGTCTTCGACGGCGGGGGACGCCTGCTCGCGCTCGAGCGCCATGTGCCGCGCGATGGAGCCGTCGTGCATGAAATCCGGCTGCCCAAGGGGCACCTGGACCCCGGCGAGACACCGGAGCAGGCCGCTGTCCGCGAGGTGCGCGAGGAGTCGGGCTATCAGGGGCTGGAGATCACCGCCGACCTCGGCGAGGCCGAAAGCGAGTACACCTTCCGAGGCAAACGGCACCACCGGACCGAGCGCTATTTCCTCATGCGCCTCACCGACCCCCGGCGCGGCGCACCCCAGCCCGTCGGCGAGGAGGAGGCCCTGTTTTCGCCCGCCTGGCTCGATCCGCGGGAGGCCGCGGCACGGCTAACCTATCCCAGCGAGCAGGAATTCGCCCGCCGCGCCCTCCTGAGAATGGCGGAACAGGAAACTCAGCGCGCCGACTGA